The window ATGTGGATGTTACCGAGCAGAAAAAATACCAGCAACAACTGCAGCAGTCAGTCAAGGAGAAACAGGTATTACTTGAAGAAATACACCACCGGGTAAAAAATAATCTGGCTATAATTTCTGGAATGCTTCAGCTACAGGCATTTGAAGCTGAAAATCCAGAAATTAAAAGTGCCCTTAACGATGGGCAACTTCGCATTCAATCTATCGGTATTGTTCATGAATTGTTATACCAATCTGATGATTTTATCGATATCTCGTTTGAAGAGTATATTTCAAAGCTTGTAAAAACAATCCGGGAAACCCTTCCGTTTGAGCACCAACATATTGATGTGCAAGTAGATACGGGCAATGTTTTATTAGATATCAATCAGGCTATTCCAAGTGCAATTTTGATTAATGAGCTCGTTACCAATGCATATAAACATGCATTTACGAATGGAGAAACAGGAACAATACAGATCACACTGGAAGAGAAAGACCAAACAATATCTATTTATGTCGTAGATGATGGGAAAGGGCTACCCCAAGAATTTTCGGTCGAAAACCTATCCTCTATTGGAATGAACTTAATTCAGACATTAACTGATCAGTTGGAAGGTAATCTGGAATATAGTTCAAGCAATGGGAAGGGCACTGAATTTTGTATCCGTTTTGAGAAGACGAAAGACAAGGGAAGTGGAAACCTGTACCTTGTTGAAGGCAAGGCGTAACACCCTACGTGTTATCAGGAAAAATATAATTTAGTATTTTTTGAGCTACTTCTCGTTTTAATCCTTCAAACTTTGCAGAGCCATTTCTGCCCAGTAAGTGCACTTTATTTTTGTCGGATTGGAATCCAGCCTCCTCATCGGTAAGGGTGTTGGCCACAATCCAGTCTGCCTTTTTCTTATTTAACTTGGTTGTGGCATTTTCGATAAGGTTTTCAGTTTCCATGGCAAAACCGATAAGAACCTGTCCATCTTTCTTATGATCACCGAGCCACGATAGGATATCCGTCGTTTGTTCAAGCTCGATGGATGATTCAGCTTTGTCTTTCTTTACTTTGTTGGAGTATTTATTTTTTGGGGTAAAATCGGATACCGCAGCGGCCATAATAACTACATCCGCATTGGCATGATTTTTTACCTGTTCAAAAAGATCAGCCGTTGATTCAATTTCTATTGCTTTGATATCCGCTGGTTTATCCAGAGAAACAGGACCGTGAATAAGGGTTACATCGGCTCCTAAGTTTTGAGCTGCTTCGGCCATGGCAAAACCCATTTTTCCAGAGCTGGGATTGGAAATAAATCGAACGGGATCGATATGTTCCCGAGTAGGTCCGGCTGTAACAACGACTTTTTTGCCAGCTAAGGGACCATTTTTTTGGTGTTTCCGGATGATTTCTGCGCTTTTTTCCAGAATTGTTTCTGCTTCGGGCAGTCGTCCCTTGCCTTCAAGGCCACTGGCCAAATAACCTTCTTCGGGTTCTAAGATGTGATATCCAAAATTCTGAACGGTTTGCAGATTTTTATAAACTGCAGGCGATTCATACATTTCTCCATCCATTGTGGGACAAAGAAGCAGGGGACAGCGAGCAGCCAGCACCGTAGCGGTTAGCATATTATCAGAAAGACCGTATGCAATTTTTCCCAACGTATTTGCGGTGCAGGGAGCAATGACAAATAGATCCGCCCATTCTCCCCAAGAGATGTGCTTTGTCCATGTGTCGACCGTGGTGTTATTTTTCGGAAAAACGTCCACGGCAACTGGATGTTTAGAAAGAGAAGAAAAGGTATCAGTGCCTACGAATTTAGTGGCGGCCGGGGTCATCGTAACACGTACTTCGGCACCTGCCTTTTGATAGGCACGTAAAAGAAAAGCAGCCTTGTAGGCTGCAATTCCTCCGGTAACTCCCAGTATTATCCGCTTTCCGGATAACATAAATTATTCTTCGTCTTGTGGGTAACGGAAATAGATTTTTCCTTTTTCCATTTCACCAACAGCACGTTGCGTGGGATGTGCGAGCTTCTCAAATTCTTTTGAGATATTTTCTTGTTCTTCGTTAAAAGAGAACTCGTCGTCATCCTCAAAACCTTCAAAGTACTTCAGTTTTTCATCAAGCTGAAGCTTCTCCTGCGCCGCAATTTGACGGGCCCGTTTTGACATAATTGAAATCAGTTCGTACTGATTTCCTGTGTCTTTATTCAGCTTTTCAATATCTAATGTTTTAATACCCATATTATAATACAGCTTTTTAATCAGTGATAAAGGGTTCTATGATATTCTTGACTTCTGTATATGCTTCTTCGAGATCATCATTAACAACAGAAAAATCGAAGCGATCGGCATATTTCATTTCCATTTCTGCTCGTTTCAGCCGCTGCTGAAGCGATTCATTTGTTTCGCTACCCCGTTTTGAGAGCCTTTCTTTAAGCTCATTCATTGAGGGTGGTTCAATAAAAATGGAAATGGCATCCGAATCATAGAGCCGTTGAACGTTCAGGGCTCCTTTTACTTCAATATCAAGCAGGGGAAAATACCCAGATTCCACCAGTTTATCAACTTCAGATCGGAGGGTGCCGTAGCGATTACCGCTATAATGTTCCCATTCTAAGAACTCTTCATTTTCTACCTTTTGATCAAATTCTTCATCTGATAAAAAGTAGTAGTCTTTACCATTTTGTTCCTTTTTCCGCGGTTTTCGTGTTGTGGCCGAGGTCGAAAATTGGATTTTGGGATAGTCTTCCAACAGCCGTTGGGCAATGGTTGTTTTACCTGCTCCACTGGGGGCTACGATAACAATGACTTTACCGGGTGTTTTTTTATTACTCAACGTTCTGTACCTGTTCCCTTATTTGTTCTAAACTTTCCTTGGCTTTTACGATGTACTGAGATATTTCTGAATCGTTGGCTTTTGAACCAATAGTATTGATTTCGCGATTGATTTCTTGGCTTAAAAAGTTAAGCCGACGACCAACAGAATTGTCGTTGTTAACAGCCTCGCGGAAAAACTTAATATGCGATTGGGTACGCACAATTTCTTCAGTGATATCCATCTTATCTACTAAGACAGCCACTTCCATTTCCAGGCGATCTGGGTCAATCTTATCATTATCAATAAGATCATTTACCCGTGCAATAAGATCTTCTTTAATTTCTTGAGAGCGCCCGTCCACTTTATCCATAACAATATTTAGCATCTCTTCAATATGATCGATGCGTTGATTTAGATCCTCTTCAAGCTGACTA of the Fodinibius sp. Rm-B-1B1-1 genome contains:
- the coaBC gene encoding bifunctional phosphopantothenoylcysteine decarboxylase/phosphopantothenate--cysteine ligase CoaBC; the protein is MLSGKRIILGVTGGIAAYKAAFLLRAYQKAGAEVRVTMTPAATKFVGTDTFSSLSKHPVAVDVFPKNNTTVDTWTKHISWGEWADLFVIAPCTANTLGKIAYGLSDNMLTATVLAARCPLLLCPTMDGEMYESPAVYKNLQTVQNFGYHILEPEEGYLASGLEGKGRLPEAETILEKSAEIIRKHQKNGPLAGKKVVVTAGPTREHIDPVRFISNPSSGKMGFAMAEAAQNLGADVTLIHGPVSLDKPADIKAIEIESTADLFEQVKNHANADVVIMAAAVSDFTPKNKYSNKVKKDKAESSIELEQTTDILSWLGDHKKDGQVLIGFAMETENLIENATTKLNKKKADWIVANTLTDEEAGFQSDKNKVHLLGRNGSAKFEGLKREVAQKILNYIFPDNT
- a CDS encoding DNA-directed RNA polymerase subunit omega, with translation MGIKTLDIEKLNKDTGNQYELISIMSKRARQIAAQEKLQLDEKLKYFEGFEDDDEFSFNEEQENISKEFEKLAHPTQRAVGEMEKGKIYFRYPQDEE
- the gmk gene encoding guanylate kinase; amino-acid sequence: MSNKKTPGKVIVIVAPSGAGKTTIAQRLLEDYPKIQFSTSATTRKPRKKEQNGKDYYFLSDEEFDQKVENEEFLEWEHYSGNRYGTLRSEVDKLVESGYFPLLDIEVKGALNVQRLYDSDAISIFIEPPSMNELKERLSKRGSETNESLQQRLKRAEMEMKYADRFDFSVVNDDLEEAYTEVKNIIEPFITD